A portion of the Acidisarcina polymorpha genome contains these proteins:
- a CDS encoding ferritin-like domain-containing protein: MEESTKSTKRPVNRRSLIKGGLLAGGAATLGVGLLGKTTPAFAQSTGGSLNKGDIAILRFLAAAEFIESDLWVQYAELGGIGDQLPVEVNPNQSMNAYQSALSNLDSDGPQYITSNTIDEISHAAFINAYLESKGADPINLDQFRTLQGSTATGAQNIGRLTNLLHLNVDTSWFVRYRSATNPDFNATFPQAINITNRPAIPATDADFEGASHIQAIANTAAFHFGSIEQGGSSLYAAMSKKVSSAEVLEITLGIGGDEIAHFLEWVDFAGNGVQAPVAPVTDKGLTFPNFFTNPPNPLLQPSLIFPVPCSFIHQDLPKVSVIRPIADRNAGAMAAVAGLTASGLFLGQSKEFFSTVQALAAEADAAIRQV, translated from the coding sequence ATGGAAGAGTCAACGAAAAGCACGAAACGTCCAGTCAATCGCCGCTCCTTGATCAAGGGCGGATTACTGGCGGGGGGCGCCGCTACTTTGGGCGTCGGGCTACTAGGAAAAACCACACCGGCGTTCGCTCAAAGCACCGGCGGTTCCTTGAACAAGGGAGACATTGCAATTCTGCGCTTCCTGGCTGCGGCAGAATTCATCGAGAGCGACCTCTGGGTCCAGTATGCTGAACTGGGCGGTATCGGCGATCAACTTCCTGTTGAAGTGAATCCAAACCAGTCGATGAATGCTTACCAGTCGGCGCTCTCGAACCTGGACTCCGATGGTCCGCAGTACATCACCAGCAACACGATCGACGAGATCAGCCATGCAGCCTTCATAAATGCATATCTCGAGTCGAAAGGCGCAGACCCGATCAACCTGGATCAATTCCGCACTCTCCAGGGCAGCACCGCTACCGGAGCCCAGAACATCGGCCGACTCACCAACCTCTTGCATCTGAATGTCGACACGAGCTGGTTCGTCCGCTATCGCAGCGCAACGAACCCCGACTTCAACGCCACTTTCCCGCAGGCAATTAACATCACAAACCGTCCTGCCATCCCCGCCACTGATGCCGACTTCGAAGGCGCCAGCCACATTCAGGCCATTGCCAACACCGCGGCCTTTCACTTTGGCTCCATCGAGCAAGGCGGTTCGAGCCTCTATGCTGCCATGAGCAAGAAAGTATCGAGCGCAGAGGTATTGGAGATCACGCTCGGGATCGGTGGCGACGAGATCGCTCACTTCCTGGAGTGGGTCGACTTCGCAGGCAACGGAGTTCAGGCGCCTGTCGCTCCCGTCACCGACAAAGGACTCACTTTCCCGAACTTCTTCACCAACCCACCCAACCCGCTCCTTCAACCCAGCTTGATCTTCCCCGTTCCCTGTTCGTTCATCCATCAGGATCTTCCTAAGGTCTCGGTAATCCGCCCTATCGCCGACAGAAACGCAGGAGCGATGGCCGCAGTGGCAGGCCTTACCGCTAGCGGGCTTTTCCTTGGACAGAGCAAGGAGTTCTTCAGCACCGTACAGGCCCTCGCCGCTGAGGCAGACGCAGCTATTCGCCAAGTCTAA
- a CDS encoding DUF4126 family protein — protein sequence MTLLLMFGFGFVSGLRALTAIAAISWAARLERLSLAGSWLGFLGYHWTPWLLTLAALGEIVNDKLPKTPSRKTPPQFAVRIVLGAISGAAIGIPAGSTLAGIALGALGAIVGTLLGAAARARLVRGIGGKDLPIALTEDAVAVGLVLFLVQLT from the coding sequence ATGACACTCTTACTAATGTTCGGCTTTGGTTTCGTTTCCGGACTGCGTGCATTGACAGCTATAGCTGCGATCAGTTGGGCGGCGCGTTTGGAACGCCTCTCCCTCGCCGGTAGCTGGCTCGGTTTCTTAGGTTACCACTGGACACCCTGGCTACTCACTCTAGCGGCGCTGGGTGAGATCGTTAACGATAAACTCCCGAAGACCCCAAGTCGCAAGACGCCACCTCAGTTTGCAGTCCGCATAGTTCTCGGGGCTATCAGCGGCGCGGCTATCGGGATACCGGCTGGTTCGACTCTCGCTGGGATCGCCCTTGGAGCACTTGGAGCGATTGTCGGAACGCTGCTCGGGGCTGCTGCACGCGCTAGGCTTGTGCGAGGCATCGGAGGCAAGGATCTGCCTATCGCGCTGACGGAAGACGCGGTCGCTGTGGGACTAGTGTTGTTTCTCGTCCAACTAACCTAG
- a CDS encoding response regulator transcription factor, with translation MNPSDPIKILSVDDHPLVRDGINFAIQSQPDMVVVAEAADGQQAVEEFRRHRPDVTLMDLQMPLMNGIDATIEIKRISPAARILVLTTYSGDVQATRALKAGAAGYLLKGSLRKELVQAIRDVHQGRRRIQPEIACDLAGHFDADILSAREIEVLRSVAEGCSNKVVAGNLSIAEDTVKGHMKSIMAKLQANDRTHAVLIAMKRGFLDG, from the coding sequence ATGAACCCGTCGGACCCAATCAAAATCCTCTCTGTGGACGACCATCCGCTGGTTCGCGATGGGATCAATTTTGCGATTCAATCGCAGCCGGACATGGTGGTGGTTGCCGAGGCCGCGGACGGTCAACAGGCAGTCGAGGAGTTTCGGCGGCATCGTCCAGACGTGACGTTGATGGACCTGCAAATGCCCCTGATGAACGGCATCGACGCGACAATCGAGATCAAACGCATCTCGCCCGCCGCAAGGATCCTAGTGCTGACGACTTACTCCGGTGACGTTCAGGCGACGCGGGCATTGAAGGCAGGAGCCGCCGGCTATCTGTTGAAAGGTTCGCTGCGGAAAGAGTTAGTGCAAGCCATCCGCGACGTCCATCAGGGAAGACGTCGCATCCAGCCGGAGATTGCATGCGATCTTGCCGGGCATTTCGATGCGGATATTCTTTCCGCCCGAGAGATCGAAGTCCTCCGAAGCGTCGCCGAGGGATGCTCCAATAAGGTCGTGGCAGGAAATCTTAGTATCGCGGAGGACACCGTGAAAGGTCACATGAAGAGTATTATGGCGAAGCTCCAGGCAAACGATCGCACTCATGCAGTTCTCATTGCGATGAAGCGCGGCTTCCTTGACGGTTAA
- a CDS encoding sensor histidine kinase yields MVGLAGEGRLYTNPPARRSDPQWVSRVAQAARLLHPPLIHHTEQLPVTAVATLLSFFFAFLLAFPPASAGQRWHASAMRVPPPQSAQPLDDMAHMSWTRRDGAPADIAALAQTEDGYLWIGSRRGLFRFDGLQFQSYPFTPDDPQLPASDIAALAADRDGGLWIGYRMGGITYLSAGKKIDYDRASGLISESTEQLLCRPDGSVWATADGRLMHLTGPTWENYSARHGLSSEGLYSLFFDREGNLWTADKGHIYELKKGEDKFSLIDIPNGTVNQFLQLEDGSIWISDAWKSVRPLLDAKGAHAVRIPGVPVMLNDSHNNVWLANEFGGLTRIRHPGTDQLQVEKYGAANGLTDGQTRAILQDRQGTIWVATARGLDRFRPSPLVQFRGVQLDYYPALLADRNDGIWLHDMDKPLMRLRSGKLTFIGEGHGSSSLFQDTDGSVWMLDQITHDFYRYKESGGAPTRIPSPDVAKQVETWCLGKDRQGALLGCFEGHGLWRYFDGAWNPVKDPGLPQESPLSLARGEGGRLWLGYPHNQIALDEGHGYHAYGRKDGVEVTSVFTFYDAGGLVLAGGSDGLAFFDGKSFHSLHLRSPELLRGISGIVRDGTGDLWLNAGLGIVRLPSAEWKRAMEDPRYAMDFQLINDQDGLIGSPTQSKPAPSAVIDKTGVLWFATSGHLVAINPAAARQSGSTPNLLLQAIVVNGKVRSYTKGMPITESSLRLKTLEFDYNGVDLNSPERVVYQYKLVGQDKDWQDVGSRRQAYYTNLSPGKYQFHVRAATGTGPWSELQTPLRLTVTPAYYQTRWFFAVCFFVVFGLLWLIYRARLEYLTSQVQERLEERAHERIRIARDLHDTLLQGVQGLMLRFHFATEQLPAEEPVRAILRDALDRADVVIQEGREKVRELRAEAGSQAELETHLRKAAIALQADGMARITVLVTGEPRILHPAVNDELYSIGREALTNAVRHADATQVILELGFDDSQVRLRCRDNGRGVSPQIVEAGFKEGHWGIIGMRERARSLGCKLEFASTPGAGTEVQVCVSGRRAYSKIVNNGRTTWQMRLSPFLRNSVPRRFSRIRRPSES; encoded by the coding sequence ATGGTTGGCTTGGCAGGCGAAGGACGCCTATACACGAATCCGCCCGCCCGACGTTCCGACCCTCAGTGGGTCTCGAGAGTCGCGCAGGCCGCGCGCCTCCTTCACCCTCCCCTGATTCACCATACGGAGCAACTGCCAGTCACCGCCGTTGCGACCTTACTTAGCTTTTTCTTCGCCTTTCTTCTGGCTTTTCCACCGGCGTCCGCAGGGCAGCGTTGGCACGCATCAGCGATGAGGGTGCCTCCTCCCCAGAGTGCTCAACCGCTCGATGACATGGCGCACATGAGCTGGACGCGCCGAGATGGAGCGCCCGCCGACATCGCCGCTCTGGCGCAGACTGAGGACGGATATCTCTGGATTGGCTCGCGCCGCGGGCTTTTTCGGTTTGATGGATTGCAGTTTCAGTCTTATCCATTTACCCCAGACGATCCCCAACTACCGGCGTCCGATATCGCGGCGTTAGCAGCTGATCGCGACGGCGGATTATGGATCGGGTACCGGATGGGCGGTATCACTTACCTGAGCGCAGGGAAAAAGATCGACTATGACCGCGCGAGCGGTCTGATAAGTGAATCGACAGAGCAGCTCCTATGCCGGCCAGACGGGTCAGTATGGGCAACGGCGGACGGACGGCTGATGCATCTGACCGGGCCGACCTGGGAGAACTATTCCGCTCGACATGGACTCTCGTCTGAAGGTCTTTACTCGCTCTTCTTCGACCGGGAGGGCAATCTTTGGACGGCCGACAAAGGCCATATTTACGAGTTGAAGAAAGGCGAGGATAAATTCTCGCTCATCGATATTCCAAATGGAACAGTGAACCAGTTCCTTCAACTGGAAGACGGCAGTATCTGGATTAGCGATGCATGGAAAAGTGTAAGACCGCTGCTTGACGCAAAGGGCGCGCATGCGGTGCGTATCCCCGGCGTCCCAGTTATGCTGAACGACAGCCACAATAACGTCTGGCTGGCGAATGAGTTTGGTGGACTTACCCGGATCAGGCATCCAGGCACCGATCAGCTTCAGGTGGAGAAGTATGGAGCAGCGAATGGGTTGACGGATGGGCAAACTCGGGCCATTCTCCAGGACCGTCAGGGGACTATCTGGGTAGCCACTGCTCGTGGTCTGGACCGTTTCCGCCCATCTCCACTGGTTCAGTTCCGTGGCGTTCAGCTTGACTATTATCCAGCTCTCTTGGCCGATAGGAACGATGGAATCTGGCTGCACGACATGGATAAGCCGCTCATGCGCCTACGTTCCGGCAAGCTGACGTTCATCGGCGAAGGTCACGGCAGCAGTTCGCTCTTCCAGGATACTGATGGTTCGGTCTGGATGCTCGATCAGATCACTCATGATTTCTATCGCTACAAGGAGAGTGGCGGCGCCCCGACCCGAATTCCTTCTCCCGACGTGGCGAAGCAGGTTGAAACCTGGTGTTTGGGGAAGGACCGGCAAGGGGCGCTCCTTGGTTGCTTTGAAGGTCATGGATTGTGGCGCTACTTTGATGGAGCATGGAACCCTGTGAAGGACCCTGGCTTGCCGCAGGAATCGCCCTTGTCCCTGGCCAGAGGAGAAGGTGGCCGGCTGTGGCTGGGGTATCCTCACAATCAAATTGCACTAGACGAGGGCCATGGCTACCATGCGTACGGTCGGAAAGACGGAGTGGAAGTCACCAGCGTCTTCACCTTTTACGATGCCGGAGGTCTGGTCCTGGCGGGAGGCTCGGACGGCCTGGCGTTTTTCGACGGAAAAAGCTTCCACTCACTGCACCTTCGGTCGCCCGAGTTGCTTCGCGGCATTTCCGGAATCGTCCGGGACGGGACGGGCGATCTGTGGTTGAACGCGGGTCTTGGGATCGTTCGACTGCCTTCAGCGGAGTGGAAGAGAGCCATGGAAGATCCCCGTTACGCCATGGATTTTCAGTTGATTAATGATCAGGACGGCTTAATAGGCTCGCCGACTCAAAGCAAGCCAGCGCCTTCCGCCGTCATCGACAAGACCGGAGTGTTGTGGTTTGCCACCTCAGGGCACCTTGTCGCGATCAACCCTGCCGCTGCCCGCCAGAGTGGCTCAACGCCAAATCTGCTGTTGCAGGCAATCGTCGTGAACGGCAAAGTACGCAGCTACACCAAAGGCATGCCGATCACCGAAAGTTCCCTGCGGCTGAAGACGCTCGAATTTGACTACAACGGAGTAGATTTGAACTCGCCGGAGCGGGTCGTCTATCAATACAAGCTGGTGGGGCAGGATAAGGACTGGCAGGATGTGGGCAGCCGGCGGCAGGCTTACTACACCAATCTCTCTCCAGGAAAATACCAATTTCATGTGCGCGCTGCGACTGGAACAGGGCCATGGAGCGAGTTGCAAACGCCCCTACGGTTGACGGTCACCCCGGCCTACTATCAAACACGCTGGTTCTTCGCGGTTTGCTTCTTTGTCGTCTTCGGCCTATTGTGGCTCATCTATCGTGCGCGCCTGGAGTACCTTACCTCTCAAGTGCAAGAGCGTTTAGAGGAAAGGGCCCACGAGCGTATTCGGATCGCCCGGGACCTCCACGATACTTTGCTCCAGGGGGTTCAGGGTTTGATGCTGCGGTTTCATTTCGCCACCGAGCAGCTTCCAGCTGAGGAGCCGGTGCGGGCTATTCTCAGGGACGCACTGGATCGCGCCGATGTTGTCATTCAGGAAGGCCGCGAAAAAGTGAGGGAGCTCCGTGCTGAAGCAGGATCTCAGGCCGAGTTGGAAACTCACCTGAGGAAAGCAGCAATCGCTCTCCAGGCGGACGGCATGGCTCGCATCACTGTCCTCGTTACCGGCGAACCAAGGATACTCCACCCCGCTGTCAACGACGAACTCTATTCCATTGGGCGCGAGGCGCTGACCAATGCGGTGCGCCATGCAGATGCAACTCAAGTGATCCTGGAGCTCGGGTTTGACGATAGCCAGGTGCGACTGCGGTGCCGCGACAACGGCCGCGGCGTGAGCCCGCAAATCGTCGAGGCAGGCTTCAAAGAAGGCCATTGGGGCATCATCGGGATGCGGGAACGGGCGAGAAGCCTTGGCTGCAAGTTGGAGTTTGCCAGCACGCCAGGCGCCGGAACTGAGGTGCAGGTCTGCGTCTCTGGACGGAGAGCGTATTCCAAAATCGTCAACAACGGGCGCACCACCTGGCAGATGCGTTTATCGCCGTTCCTGCGCAATTCCGTTCCTCGACGTTTCAGCCGTATTCGCAGACCATCCGAGTCCTGA
- the tyrS gene encoding tyrosine--tRNA ligase — translation MPEFLPVNDQLDLLQKGAAEIIRLSDLRERLEASRLSGKPLRVKAGFDPTAPDLHLGHTVLIRKLKHFQDLGHTVIFLIGDFTGLIGDPTGRNVTRKPLSHEEILRNAETYKQQVFKILDPAKTVIDFNSKWLATLGFEGIIRLAAKFTVSQMLERDDFHKRFQEEKPISLHELLYPLAQGYDSVALEADVELGGTDQKFNLLMGRELQRHYNQLSQIILMTPILEGLDGVQKMSKSLGNAIAINDAPGEMYGKLMSISDTLMWSYWTLLTDLRQSEIEQMQADVASGELHPMDAKKRLAEMITAGFHGDEAVSLAGENWARQFQQKEMPEDLEEVHVSYADLVGPSSAPSLPGSPSLHIRVPKLLVKLGLAASGAEASRKLAENAVKIDGGVLTNALLPITTPARLTVRVGKRSKLAIVT, via the coding sequence ATGCCCGAATTTCTTCCTGTGAACGATCAGCTCGACCTGCTTCAAAAGGGAGCGGCTGAGATCATCCGCCTCTCCGATCTTCGCGAGCGCCTCGAGGCCTCGCGCCTCTCCGGCAAGCCGTTGCGCGTCAAGGCGGGATTTGACCCGACTGCGCCGGACCTGCACTTAGGCCACACCGTTCTGATTCGTAAGTTGAAACATTTTCAGGACCTCGGCCACACCGTGATCTTCCTCATCGGGGACTTCACCGGCCTGATTGGCGATCCTACCGGGCGCAACGTTACTCGCAAGCCGCTCTCGCACGAAGAAATTCTGCGCAACGCGGAGACCTATAAACAGCAGGTCTTCAAGATTCTTGATCCCGCCAAGACGGTCATCGATTTCAACTCCAAATGGCTGGCAACGCTGGGCTTTGAAGGCATCATCCGGCTGGCGGCAAAGTTCACGGTTTCGCAGATGCTCGAGCGCGACGACTTTCACAAGCGCTTTCAGGAGGAGAAGCCGATCTCCCTGCACGAACTGCTCTACCCTCTCGCCCAGGGCTACGACTCAGTGGCGCTTGAGGCCGATGTCGAACTTGGCGGCACGGACCAGAAGTTCAACCTGCTTATGGGCCGCGAGCTGCAGCGTCACTACAATCAGCTCTCGCAGATCATTCTGATGACTCCGATTTTAGAAGGTTTGGACGGCGTCCAGAAGATGTCGAAATCGCTCGGCAACGCGATCGCCATCAACGATGCGCCAGGAGAGATGTATGGCAAACTGATGTCGATCTCGGACACGTTGATGTGGAGTTATTGGACGCTCCTCACCGACCTGCGCCAATCGGAGATCGAGCAGATGCAGGCAGATGTCGCCTCCGGTGAGTTGCACCCGATGGATGCAAAGAAGCGTCTGGCGGAGATGATTACTGCAGGGTTTCACGGCGATGAGGCTGTGAGCCTTGCTGGAGAGAATTGGGCCAGGCAGTTTCAGCAGAAAGAAATGCCTGAAGACTTGGAGGAAGTGCACGTAAGCTATGCCGATCTGGTCGGACCATCGAGCGCTCCAAGCTTGCCGGGTTCACCAAGTTTGCACATACGGGTGCCGAAGCTGCTGGTGAAACTTGGACTCGCAGCGTCGGGTGCAGAGGCCTCGCGTAAACTAGCGGAGAATGCAGTGAAGATCGATGGCGGAGTGCTCACCAATGCGCTCCTCCCGATCACCACCCCGGCGCGGCTTACCGTTCGAGTCGGAAAACGATCTAAACTCGCGATTGTTACGTAA
- a CDS encoding glycosyltransferase family 2 protein, which yields MPVRISVPIVAFNEAANLRRTLESVAWADEIVVLDSGSSDETVAIAQEFGARVFVEPWRGYGPGVNSAIDKCTGDWIFTLDADEVATPELSAEIQTLLNHSGNGVVSQPIRTADQSSRLRHSEPQYDAYWIPRLNLILGRWMWHGGVYPDPKLRLFRRGTARLREDTEPHATPKWDGPAGRLKSHMLHYAYPNLAMYLEHMDRYSTASVPLMLRRGKTSQSLPEFVLNMFLNPLATFLYNYVFRLGFLDGREGFLFHLNHSVYVNWKYVKAWQAAKQIAIDAAEPSSTIQG from the coding sequence ATGCCAGTCAGGATTTCTGTTCCAATCGTCGCGTTCAACGAAGCGGCTAACCTGCGCAGAACGCTTGAGAGCGTCGCCTGGGCAGATGAGATTGTGGTGCTCGACTCCGGCTCATCGGACGAGACCGTGGCCATCGCGCAGGAGTTTGGCGCCCGCGTCTTTGTCGAGCCCTGGCGCGGCTATGGGCCGGGGGTGAATTCGGCGATCGATAAATGCACCGGCGACTGGATTTTCACGCTCGACGCGGACGAGGTCGCGACTCCGGAACTGAGCGCGGAGATCCAGACGCTGTTAAATCACTCCGGAAATGGAGTGGTGTCCCAGCCAATCAGGACGGCTGACCAGTCGTCGAGGCTTCGGCACTCAGAACCCCAGTACGACGCCTACTGGATTCCCCGGCTCAATCTCATCCTGGGACGATGGATGTGGCATGGCGGCGTCTATCCTGACCCCAAGCTGCGCCTCTTTCGCCGTGGGACGGCGCGGCTGCGGGAAGATACCGAGCCCCATGCGACTCCGAAATGGGATGGACCCGCAGGTCGGCTCAAGTCTCACATGCTGCACTACGCCTATCCGAACCTCGCCATGTATCTCGAGCATATGGATCGCTACAGCACGGCCAGCGTCCCGCTCATGCTTCGAAGAGGCAAGACCAGTCAGAGCCTTCCCGAGTTCGTGCTGAACATGTTCTTAAATCCGCTGGCAACGTTTCTCTACAACTACGTCTTTCGCCTCGGTTTCCTGGATGGACGTGAGGGATTTCTCTTCCACTTGAACCACTCGGTTTATGTGAACTGGAAATATGTAAAAGCGTGGCAAGCAGCGAAACAAATCGCCATAGATGCTGCTGAACCATCCAGCACAATTCAAGGTTGA
- a CDS encoding glycosyltransferase, giving the protein MRIVFTTFGTFGDVNPLIALALEMRSRGHDPVLAVPEMFRSKIEPLGIGFHRIRPDQDPHDSRLVAMIYDIKKGTERGLREFLFPAIRQSYEDLMAAVMADGGADLLVSGELAYAGPIVAEMTRIPWASYVLAPFSFFSAYDPPVLPPYPTLAKMQALVPGMGHLIARFARYVTREWSEPVYELREQLGLSPGSDPIFDAKFSSQLVLALFSSVLGEPQPDWPSCTRTCGFVYYDGDAGKVDLAPELEAFLQAGPPPLVFTLGSAAVLDAGDFYEQSALAAEKLNQRAVLLVGNDARNLPHHKVPDSICVTQYAPYSRLFPRASLIIHQGGVGTTAQALRAGKPMLLMPYSHDQPDNARRVRRLGVAKVIQRHRYQAEAAANLIRDMLAEPKYRERAAALGLQLQKENGVHAAADALEALASSIKPARSFQASQP; this is encoded by the coding sequence ATGCGGATTGTTTTCACCACTTTTGGCACCTTCGGCGATGTGAATCCGCTGATTGCGCTGGCCCTAGAGATGCGCTCCCGCGGGCATGATCCGGTGCTGGCCGTGCCCGAGATGTTTCGCTCGAAGATCGAGCCGCTGGGCATCGGCTTCCACCGAATCCGTCCCGATCAGGATCCGCACGATAGCCGCCTTGTCGCTATGATCTACGACATCAAGAAGGGAACCGAGCGCGGCCTGCGTGAGTTCCTCTTCCCGGCGATCCGGCAAAGCTATGAAGACCTGATGGCTGCCGTTATGGCCGATGGCGGCGCAGACCTGCTGGTTAGCGGCGAGCTTGCCTACGCAGGCCCAATCGTTGCCGAGATGACCCGAATTCCCTGGGCCAGTTATGTGCTGGCTCCATTTTCTTTCTTCTCCGCCTACGACCCGCCAGTGCTGCCGCCGTACCCTACCCTTGCGAAGATGCAGGCGCTCGTGCCTGGAATGGGCCACCTCATCGCGCGGTTTGCACGATATGTGACACGGGAGTGGTCAGAACCGGTCTATGAACTGCGCGAGCAACTTGGCCTGTCTCCAGGCAGCGATCCCATCTTCGATGCCAAGTTTTCCTCGCAGCTCGTACTCGCGCTCTTCTCATCGGTACTCGGAGAGCCTCAACCTGATTGGCCCTCCTGTACTCGCACCTGCGGATTTGTCTACTACGATGGGGACGCCGGCAAAGTGGACCTCGCTCCGGAACTTGAAGCATTCCTCCAGGCCGGTCCACCACCGCTGGTTTTCACCCTTGGATCGGCGGCGGTGCTCGACGCGGGAGATTTCTACGAGCAAAGCGCTCTCGCCGCCGAAAAGCTCAATCAGCGTGCGGTCCTGCTGGTGGGGAACGATGCCCGCAATCTGCCACACCATAAAGTTCCCGATAGCATCTGCGTTACGCAATATGCTCCCTATTCCCGGCTCTTTCCACGCGCCTCGCTGATCATCCACCAGGGTGGGGTCGGCACCACCGCCCAGGCCCTCCGCGCCGGCAAGCCGATGCTGCTTATGCCCTACAGCCACGACCAACCGGACAATGCCCGCCGCGTTCGCCGCCTCGGAGTTGCCAAGGTCATCCAGCGTCACCGGTACCAGGCCGAGGCAGCGGCGAATCTCATTCGCGACATGCTCGCCGAACCCAAGTACCGTGAACGCGCCGCCGCCCTCGGTCTTCAATTGCAGAAGGAAAATGGCGTCCATGCGGCAGCAGACGCTCTCGAGGCGCTCGCCTCGAGCATCAAGCCAGCTAGGTCCTTTCAAGCAAGTCAACCTTGA